The sequence AGGCCGCCCGCGCCGCCCAGTAGGGCTGGTAATCGACAAGCCGGCCATCGGCGGCGAGCACATCCAAGATCCCGAGCGCCGCCTGCGGACCCTGCAGCTCCGCGATGGCCAGCGCGCGGTTGAGCGCAACCACCGGCGAGTCGCTGAGCGCCAGCAACGCGTCGTAGAGCTGGACCTCAGGCGTCCAGTCGGTGCGCCCGCTGCGGCAACGCTCGACATGGGCCGACTGCAGCGCGGCTTCGAGCTGATAGCGACCGATACGGCCCAGCCGGCTGGCGCGCAGCAGCAGCGCCTCGGCCTCGTCGATCATCGCCGCGTCCCATCGCGCGACATCCTGTTCCGCCAGCGGCACGTAGTCGCCCGCCACCGTTCGGCGCGCAGAACGGCGCGCTTCCGCGTGCAGCATGCAGGCCAGCAGGCCCAGCGCCTCCGGCTCCTGCGGCAGCATGCCAGCCACCAGCCTGGCGAGGAACAGCGCCTCCGCGGTGAGGTCGCGACGGATCGCATCGGTGCCGCCGGGATCGCTCCAGCCTTCCGCGAAGGCGGCGTAGATGGCTTCCAGCACCCCGTCCAGCCGCCCGGCCAGTTCGTCGCGCGCAGGCACGGCAAAGGGAATGCCGGCCTGCCGGATCTTCTGCTTGGCCCGCCCCAGCCGCTTGCCCATTGCCTCGGGCGAGGCGAGGAAGGCCGCGGCGATCGCCTTCGCGTCCAGCCCGAGCACCGCCTGCAGCATCAACGGCGCGCGGATGCCGGCATCGATGGCCGGATGCGCGCAGGCGAACAGCAGCGCGAGGCGCCGATCCGGGATGGCGGCGTCATCCCCTTCCGCCACCGCGCTCTCCTCGATCTCGGCGAGGATGCGCAGCTGCACGGCCGCCGCTTCGCCGTGGCGGTGGCGCCGGAACCGGTCGATCCCCTTGCGCCTGGCCACGGTCAACAACCAGGCTTCCGGATTCGCGGGGCAGCCGTTGCGCGGCCAGTCCGCCAGGGCCGTGGCAAAGGCTTCGGACAAGGCATCCTCGGCCGCTGCCACGTCATGCAGGGCAGCGGCGAGGAAGGCGACGAGCTTGCCGTAGCTGCGGCGGGCCACCGCATCCGCCGCACGGCGCGCCTGCGCGGTGCGATCCAAGCTACATGCTCCAGACCGGCCGCACTTCGATAATGCCGTGACTCGCACCCGGGCAGCGCGCCGCCCAGGCGAGTGCGGCATCCAGGTCGGCGACGTCGATGAGGTAGTAGCCGCCCAGTTGCTCCTTGGAGTCCGCGTAGGGGCCGTCCAGTACTTGCGACTTGCCGTTCGCCACGCGCACGGTGGTCGCGGTCGTCGTGCCCTGCAGGCGGTTCGACCCGGCCAGCGCGCCCGCCGTCTTCAACGCCTGCGTATAGGCCCCGTAGGCTGCAATGCCCTGTTCCTGCTCGGCCGGCGACATCCGCGACCAGCCGCCTTCCTCCGCATACAGCATCAGTAGATATTGCATCGTAATTCTCCGTTCCAGGTGATCGGCGGGCAGCATGCGCCGCCATACCCATGACGTGCGGGGTTCCCCGATTTGGACAAGGTCGATCCCGCACGGCGATGGCGATGCATCCGGGCTGCCGCCCTAGCCGTCCGCGGCGCGTGCTTCGGCGATCAGCGTGGGGAGCAGTTCCGACACGGTCGGATGGATCGGCACCGTGCGCTGCAGCTGCGTGGCGGTGGCGCCCACGCTCATCATGTCGATGATGCCGTGGATCGCCTCGTCGCCCTCGATGCCGAGGATCGCCGCCCCCAGGATAGCCTTCGTTCCGGCGTCGATGATCACCTTCATGAAACCGTGCGTCTCGTCCCTCTCCACCGCACGCCCGACCCGACTCATCGGCCGCTTGCCGACCAGGAACGGGCGGCCGCGCTTGCGCGCCTCGGTTTCGCCGATGCCGACACGCCCCAGCGGCGGGTCGATGTACAACGCGTAGCCGCTGACCCGCTCGCTGAGGCGACGGTGCTCGCCGTCGAGCAGGTTCGCCGCGACGATCTCGAAGTCGTTGTAGGACGTATGCGTGAACGCGCCGCGCCCGTTGCAGTCGCCCAGCGCCAAGATGCCCGGCACGTTCGTGCGCAGTTCGTCGTCGACGCCGATGTAGCCGCGTTCGTCCGTCGTCACGCCGGCCTGCTCCAGGCCGAGGTCACCGGTGTTGGGCACACGCCCCACCGCCAGCAGCACGTGGCTGCAGTCGATCCGCTCGCCATCGGCGGTCACCCGGATCCCATCACCGGCGCGCTCGAACGCGAGGTCGGCGACGCCGGTGCGGATGTCGATGCCCTCGCCTTGCAGGATTCCGCGCACGGTCGTCGAGATGTCCTCGTCCTCGTGCCCGATCAGGTACGGCCCCTTTTCCACCACGGTGACGCGCGCGCCGAAGCGGCGGTACATCTGCGCGTATTCCAGCCCGATGTAACTGCCGCCGACGATCAGCAGGTGGGGCGGCACGCGGTCCAGTCCGAGGATCGAGGTGTTGGTGAGATAGGGAATGTCATGCACGCCGGGCATGTCCGGTACCGCCGCGCGGGCGCCGACGTTCAGGAAAATCTGTGGTGCGGTGAGTCGCTCCTCGCCGACGCGCAGGGTCTGCGCATCCTCGAACCGTGCATGGCCCTCGATCACCGTGCAGCCGTCCATGCCATCGAGCCACGCGCGCACGCCGTGGCGCGCGTTCGCGATGACGGTATCGGCGCGCGACTTCACCCTGACCATGTCGATGCCCACGCCGCCCGCCAGCACCACGCCGAAATCCGCCGCACGACGGGCCATGTGCGCGGCACGCGCGCTGGCAACCAGGGTCTTGGTCGGCATGCAGCCGGTGTTGACGCAGGTGCCACCGAACAGCTTGCGCTCGACCAGGGCCACCGATCGGCCGGCGCCGGTCAACCTACCCGCCAGCGGCGGCCCGGCCTGGCCGGCGCCGACGATGATCGCATCGAAACGGCGGCTCACGACGCTGCAGCCGCGAACTGCAGCGCACCGCGCACCGTCAATCCATAGCCATGAAGAACCATGTCGTCACTCCTGCATGAAGGCGGCTGTTGTAACGCGAACAACCGGACAGGCCCGACAAATTTCCGTGAAGCCGCTGCCAAGGGGGGAGCAATGTGGCCTTGCGCCCTCAGCCAGCGGGCGGCACGTCGAAGCAGTACGCCGTGTTGCGCGCCGATGCCCGCTCGCCGAACTCGCGCGCAAAGGCCGCGAGGTTGCCATAAGGCGCGAGCGGCACAGTGACACGGAAGGCCAGGTGCTCGACCAGGCAGAACAGCGATGCCTCCAGCAGGCTGAGGTCGCGCGGCGGCAGCGTGGCGATGACCGGCAACAGCCTTTCGTCGAGCCACTGCAGCGCATTGCGCAATCCCGCGGCGGCCTTGGCGAAGTAGATGCTGTCTGCCGGAAGTTGCGCGACCTGCGTGCCGAAGCCGAGCTGCACCTGGGCCTGCATGGCGTGCCAGACGAGTTCCTGCGCATTGCGCGCCTGCAGCTCGCGCACATCCTCGGGCCAGACGATGCGCCGGCGCTCCGGCGCGGATTCTGCCAGCACGCGGCAGATGTTCTCGGCACCGAACACCGTCGCCCCGCCGAGGGTGAGCACCGGCAGCTTGAGCGCGGGATTGCCCGCGTAGTCGCGCGCATCCAGCGACGCCAGGTTGTAGACCGGGGCGAACTCGCAGACCACGCCCAGCTCCAGCGCGAACACGCGCACCAGGCGGGTGAAATGTGAACTGCTGCGGCCGGTGATCCGCGGTACCGGATTCATGCCGGCCATGTCATTTTCACGAGACAAGACACTCCCTCCTGCGTTCCATCAACCGCGGCTTTCACGCCTTTCCCGTCGAGCCGCCGTGCGCGAACGCAACGAAGCCTTCCACGAACTTGCGCAGCTGGTCGCTGGTGCGCGCATCGGCGATGGCGCCGTCGGCATCGAACACGCTGCCCGCGTGCGACACCATCAGGCGGCCACCAGTCCACAGTTCCGCGCCGATCGTGCGCAGCACCGGCAGCCAGGCGTTCTGCGACAGGATGGTGCCGAAGCCGCCGGGCGATGCGCCGATCAGCGCCACCGGCTTGCCGGCGAATACACGCGGGATGTCGGCCGGCGGCCGGGTCAGCCAGTCCAGCGCGTTCTTGGTCACGCCGGGAATGCTGTTGTTGTATTCGGGCGTGGCGATCAGCAGGCCGTCGGCCGCGACGATCGCCTCCTTCAGCGCCGTCACCTCGGCCGGAATGCCGTGCGCGGCTTCATCGTCGCCGTTGTACAGCGGGAACGCGGCGATCGACATGACCTGCAGCCGGCTGCCGGCTGGCATCGCCGCGACCGCGGCATGCAGCAGCGCGGTATTGAACGAGCCCGTGCGCAGGCTGCCGGAAAACCCCACCAGAATGGCCATGTTCCACCTCTCAGGCGGCGACGGCGACAGGAGCGTCAAGGGTAGCGCGAAAATCGCTGCGCACCGCATGGCAAAGGGCGCGGCCCGACGACCCGCAAAGCCGGGCCGGCGCAGGAAATCCCGCCCGCCACGCCGGCGGGCTGCCGGGTTACGATGCCGTCTCCTCGTCGCATCGCGGCGTGTTGCCGCCGTTCCAGGAGATTTGCACGTCGTGTCGCACTACTCCGGCCCCCTGCTCACCCACCCCGTCGCCGCCTCGTTGCTGGCTGCACGCGATGCCGGCGCGGGTGAATGGAGCGGCTCGCTGGACCTGGAAGTCTCGAACGGCCATGCCGCGCTGCAGGCGGACACCTGGCAGTGGCGAGACCGACGCTACCCGTATCCATCCGCGCTGAAGGACCGCACGATCTATTGCTGGGACGGCGACGCGTTCGCGCCGGTGGCGCGCTATGCCGGCTCGCTGATCAAGCTGGTGCCCACCGAATGGGGCGCGCCTACCTTCGAGATCGACGGCATCAAGATGCTGCCCACCTCGAAGGAGTCGCCGCTGGACGACGCGCGCCGCAAGGTCGCGCTGGTCGAGCCGCGCGGCAAGGTGGTGCTGGATACCTGCGGCGGCCTGGGCTATTTCGCGGCCTGCTGCCTGGAGGCCGGCGTGGCGCGCATCCTCTCATTCGAGAAGAACGCCGACGTGCTGTGGCTGCGCACGCTCAACCCGTGGTCACCCGATCCCGGGACACCCGCCAGCGGCGGCCGCCTGCAACTCA is a genomic window of Rhodanobacter thiooxydans containing:
- a CDS encoding RNA polymerase sigma factor; this encodes MDRTAQARRAADAVARRSYGKLVAFLAAALHDVAAAEDALSEAFATALADWPRNGCPANPEAWLLTVARRKGIDRFRRHRHGEAAAVQLRILAEIEESAVAEGDDAAIPDRRLALLFACAHPAIDAGIRAPLMLQAVLGLDAKAIAAAFLASPEAMGKRLGRAKQKIRQAGIPFAVPARDELAGRLDGVLEAIYAAFAEGWSDPGGTDAIRRDLTAEALFLARLVAGMLPQEPEALGLLACMLHAEARRSARRTVAGDYVPLAEQDVARWDAAMIDEAEALLLRASRLGRIGRYQLEAALQSAHVERCRSGRTDWTPEVQLYDALLALSDSPVVALNRALAIAELQGPQAALGILDVLAADGRLVDYQPYWAARAALLARTHACRDARHAFDIAIGLAGDPAVRRFLQGRQAALPD
- a CDS encoding YciI family protein, whose translation is MQYLLMLYAEEGGWSRMSPAEQEQGIAAYGAYTQALKTAGALAGSNRLQGTTTATTVRVANGKSQVLDGPYADSKEQLGGYYLIDVADLDAALAWAARCPGASHGIIEVRPVWSM
- a CDS encoding FAD-containing oxidoreductase — its product is MSRRFDAIIVGAGQAGPPLAGRLTGAGRSVALVERKLFGGTCVNTGCMPTKTLVASARAAHMARRAADFGVVLAGGVGIDMVRVKSRADTVIANARHGVRAWLDGMDGCTVIEGHARFEDAQTLRVGEERLTAPQIFLNVGARAAVPDMPGVHDIPYLTNTSILGLDRVPPHLLIVGGSYIGLEYAQMYRRFGARVTVVEKGPYLIGHEDEDISTTVRGILQGEGIDIRTGVADLAFERAGDGIRVTADGERIDCSHVLLAVGRVPNTGDLGLEQAGVTTDERGYIGVDDELRTNVPGILALGDCNGRGAFTHTSYNDFEIVAANLLDGEHRRLSERVSGYALYIDPPLGRVGIGETEARKRGRPFLVGKRPMSRVGRAVERDETHGFMKVIIDAGTKAILGAAILGIEGDEAIHGIIDMMSVGATATQLQRTVPIHPTVSELLPTLIAEARAADG
- a CDS encoding glutathione S-transferase family protein, yielding MSRENDMAGMNPVPRITGRSSSHFTRLVRVFALELGVVCEFAPVYNLASLDARDYAGNPALKLPVLTLGGATVFGAENICRVLAESAPERRRIVWPEDVRELQARNAQELVWHAMQAQVQLGFGTQVAQLPADSIYFAKAAAGLRNALQWLDERLLPVIATLPPRDLSLLEASLFCLVEHLAFRVTVPLAPYGNLAAFAREFGERASARNTAYCFDVPPAG
- a CDS encoding NADPH-dependent FMN reductase, encoding MAILVGFSGSLRTGSFNTALLHAAVAAMPAGSRLQVMSIAAFPLYNGDDEAAHGIPAEVTALKEAIVAADGLLIATPEYNNSIPGVTKNALDWLTRPPADIPRVFAGKPVALIGASPGGFGTILSQNAWLPVLRTIGAELWTGGRLMVSHAGSVFDADGAIADARTSDQLRKFVEGFVAFAHGGSTGKA
- a CDS encoding class I SAM-dependent methyltransferase — translated: MSHYSGPLLTHPVAASLLAARDAGAGEWSGSLDLEVSNGHAALQADTWQWRDRRYPYPSALKDRTIYCWDGDAFAPVARYAGSLIKLVPTEWGAPTFEIDGIKMLPTSKESPLDDARRKVALVEPRGKVVLDTCGGLGYFAACCLEAGVARILSFEKNADVLWLRTLNPWSPDPGTPASGGRLQLSHADVSQAIVQMADASVDALLHDPPRFGIAGELYAQAFYDQLARVLRKGGRLFHYTGSPNKLTSGRDVPREVAKRLEKAGFKAQLALDGVLATRR